The following DNA comes from Balneola vulgaris DSM 17893.
TTACTCCACAGATTATACCTCTACATGCTACTCAACTACAGCCTGGGAAGCCATGTCGATGAAAAAGCCCGTGATTATCATCGATCCACTTGAATTGGATCTGCTTGGGCTCAAAGATGAAGGGTCCATTTATTACATTGGCAGCGCCACACCAATGCCGTTTGAACAATGGAAGGAAAAAATTAATCGTCATGTTAACCATGCCTATTCTTTAAGTTATCAAAAACTAGGCGACAGAGAAAGCTCTCCTTCTCAGAAAGTCTTAGGATTCATTAACTCAGTAATTAATCGCTAATGGGTATCATTGTACGCCAAGGTATATTTAATGCACTGTTCTCATATGTTGGAGCAGCTATTGGCTTTGTGCTTACTCTGATTATTTATCCTCAGATATTAACCACCGAGCAATATGGCCTTACTCGTGTATTACTATCGATTAGCATACTAGCTGTTCAGTTTGCGACTTTGGGAACACGTTCTTCGATGGTTAAATACTTCCCCTATTTTAAAGAATCCAAAGATGAAAGTACTTTTACTTTATTCTTCTCTTTTACGCACTTACTAGGTTATGCGGTAATCATTGCAGTTTTTTATGTATTCAAAGATGCTCTTTTAGGATACTTTATTGAGGAATCACCTTTACTATCCTCTTACTTCGATCTATTACTGCCGCTCATTTTCTTCAACTTATTCTTTACGTTTTTTACCTCATATGCACGTGTTTACCACTCAACTGTAGTACCTTCGTTTATAAACGATATAGTACTACGAGTACTGATTATAGCTTTACTTTACTCTTACTTTTTTGGCTGGATAGACTTTCAATTATTCATCTATCTGTTTGTAGGCTTATATGGAATAGTTATGCTTGCTCTAGGTATGTACCTAATTGTGGCGTTGAGGCCTAAAATTTCTTTTTCATCTATTCTACCGAATCTCAAAATACGTGGTGATATCATTCGATACTCTATGTATGCCTTTTTAGGAGGGATTACTACGGTAATCATTGGTCGAATTGACATCATCATGTTGAGTTCACTTACAGGCCTATCGGATACGGGCATATACTCCATCGCTTTCTACATTGGAGCCGTTATCGCTATTCCAGTTCGGGCATTAGACAAAATCTCCTTCCCAATTATTGCCGATGCTTTTAAATCGAACAATATGGAAGAGGTGCAAACGATCTATAGAAAAAGCTCCATCAACCAACTCATAGCAGGGTCGTTATTGTACATTGGAGTATGCGCTAACCTCCATAACTTGATGAATATTTTACCCCCCGAGTATCAGGGTGGAGAATGGGTGGTAGTTATTATTGGCTTTGCTTACTTATTCGACATGGCCACGGGTGTGAATGGCGCTATTCTCATATCCTCAAAGTATTACCGCTACGATTTATACATTAACCTAGCACTGGTGATTGCGGCAATTACACTAAATGTACTCCTCATTCCTATGTATGGAATTATCGGGGCAGCGATAGCTACTACTGCATCCATATTTTCATACAACACCTTCAAATATCTCTTTATCCGATTTAAACTAGGTATGTCCCCTTTCGGTAAAGAAACCCTTCAATTAGTTATTTTGGCAGGAAGTATACTTGCTCTAAATTTTCTATTTGAGCCCATGCAATCTCTTTTCGCTGATCTGATTTTACGATCTGTGATTATGGCTCTGGTATTTGGCATTGGTGTTTATACGCTAAAACTTTCTGAAGATGCCAATAGAGTGATTAATAAGTTCTTGAATAAACTCAACTAGCTCAAGAAACTGTCCCTCACTACCCTTATCTTCACCCTTCAATTTTAAAACACAGTTACAGATGGCGAAAGCAAAGTACACCACACATCTTGGTATGGTCGATATTCTTCCAGATGAATCTCCTAAATGGCGAGCATTGGAGCAGATTATCCATGAGGAAGCGGCCCGTTATAATTTTGAAGAGATTCGTACTCCAATTATGGAGCAAACTGAACTCATAAAACGCGGTATTGGTCAGCTTACAGATATCGTTACCAAAGAGATCTTTGCATTCACCAAAGGCGACAGCAACTATGTGTTGCGCCCAGAATTAACAGCTCCAGTTGTACGCTCATACGTTCAACACCATCTTGCACAACGTGGCGGTTCCCAAAAGCTATACTATATCGGCCCCATGTTCCGTGCCGAACGCCCCCAAAAAGGACGGCAACGTCAGTTCCATCAGTTCGGAGTAGAAGTTATTGGAAGTGGTGACCCGGTAGCTGATGTAGAGTGTATCGCTTTTATGATGAGCATCTACAAGCGTGTTGGCATTAAAAACTTCAACTTAAAGCTGAATTCTGTTGGAGACCCTGAAAGCCGTGAGCAATACAAAAACGTTTTAAAGGACTATCTGCGTCCTAACCTCAACCAATTAAGTGAGCTCTCGCAAAAACGTTTTGAAACCAATCCAATGAGAATCCTAGATTCAAAGGAAAAGGA
Coding sequences within:
- the hisS gene encoding histidine--tRNA ligase: MAKAKYTTHLGMVDILPDESPKWRALEQIIHEEAARYNFEEIRTPIMEQTELIKRGIGQLTDIVTKEIFAFTKGDSNYVLRPELTAPVVRSYVQHHLAQRGGSQKLYYIGPMFRAERPQKGRQRQFHQFGVEVIGSGDPVADVECIAFMMSIYKRVGIKNFNLKLNSVGDPESREQYKNVLKDYLRPNLNQLSELSQKRFETNPMRILDSKEKEDQEFIKNAPVIGDHLNEDSAAHFKKVCDLLSSLEIGYTIDPLLVRGMDYYTRTAFELTSPDLGSQDALAGGGRYDLLVEEIGGQPTPAVGFAAGMERLFIACEELDISLAEPKTVDVFIATLGDTARDWAVKTLPVLRDRGVSATMDYLGRSLKAQMKDANRENARYALIVGDNELEAGKFTLRNMHESDEEQLDLEQIIQKVAHLSND
- a CDS encoding polysaccharide biosynthesis C-terminal domain-containing protein, with translation MGIIVRQGIFNALFSYVGAAIGFVLTLIIYPQILTTEQYGLTRVLLSISILAVQFATLGTRSSMVKYFPYFKESKDESTFTLFFSFTHLLGYAVIIAVFYVFKDALLGYFIEESPLLSSYFDLLLPLIFFNLFFTFFTSYARVYHSTVVPSFINDIVLRVLIIALLYSYFFGWIDFQLFIYLFVGLYGIVMLALGMYLIVALRPKISFSSILPNLKIRGDIIRYSMYAFLGGITTVIIGRIDIIMLSSLTGLSDTGIYSIAFYIGAVIAIPVRALDKISFPIIADAFKSNNMEEVQTIYRKSSINQLIAGSLLYIGVCANLHNLMNILPPEYQGGEWVVVIIGFAYLFDMATGVNGAILISSKYYRYDLYINLALVIAAITLNVLLIPMYGIIGAAIATTASIFSYNTFKYLFIRFKLGMSPFGKETLQLVILAGSILALNFLFEPMQSLFADLILRSVIMALVFGIGVYTLKLSEDANRVINKFLNKLN